A window from Hymenobacter volaticus encodes these proteins:
- the argH gene encoding argininosuccinate lyase, translating into MKIWDKGIAVDKKIEQFTVGKDRELDLYLARFDVQASKAQASMLAKVGLISEEENQQLQIGLSELAAQIAEGTFTIDESFEDVHSKIEAYLTEKFGDAGKKIHTARSRNDQVLTAIQLFLKDYTEQAATQIMALVDVLLHKAEAHQADLMPGYTHFQAAMPSSFGLWFSAYAEHLLLDLALLEAAHTVADQNPLGSGAGFGSSFPIDRQLTTQEMGFSQLAVSSVGAQMLRGKTEKTVAFALAGVGATLSKMAYDLVLYNSQDLAFVELPAAFTTGSSIMPHKKNPDVFELVRARCNALQGLPTTIMLATNNLPSGYHRDFQILKEILFEPMMQFLDILDILLFALPELKIKPDLLNQSKYDGVFSVENINQLIQAGVPFREAYKQVGIAVNEGNYVPHREFHTTHLGSVHNLGLTEIHGKVAQVREKSRVLQSR; encoded by the coding sequence CGGGAGCTAGACCTGTATTTGGCGCGGTTCGATGTGCAAGCTTCTAAAGCACAAGCGAGCATGCTAGCCAAAGTTGGGCTGATTTCCGAGGAGGAAAATCAGCAGCTTCAGATCGGCCTATCCGAGCTGGCAGCTCAGATAGCGGAAGGCACGTTCACTATCGACGAAAGCTTTGAAGACGTTCACTCGAAAATAGAAGCTTACTTAACTGAGAAGTTTGGCGATGCGGGGAAGAAGATCCATACGGCCCGCTCCCGCAACGACCAAGTGCTGACCGCCATCCAGCTTTTCCTGAAAGACTACACCGAGCAAGCCGCCACGCAAATCATGGCGCTAGTTGATGTTCTTTTACACAAAGCCGAAGCCCATCAAGCCGACCTAATGCCCGGCTACACCCACTTTCAGGCGGCTATGCCTAGCAGCTTCGGGCTGTGGTTTTCTGCCTACGCCGAACATCTGCTGCTCGACTTAGCTTTGCTGGAAGCCGCCCACACTGTTGCTGATCAGAATCCGTTGGGCTCAGGGGCTGGCTTTGGTAGCAGCTTCCCCATCGACCGGCAACTAACCACGCAGGAAATGGGCTTCAGTCAGCTTGCCGTTAGCTCGGTAGGAGCGCAAATGCTGCGGGGCAAAACCGAGAAGACCGTGGCTTTCGCGCTGGCGGGCGTTGGGGCCACCCTTTCCAAGATGGCCTATGATCTGGTACTCTATAATAGTCAGGACTTGGCTTTTGTGGAACTACCTGCTGCTTTTACAACCGGTTCCAGCATCATGCCGCACAAGAAAAACCCGGATGTATTCGAGTTAGTACGAGCGCGCTGCAACGCTCTGCAAGGTCTACCGACTACCATCATGCTGGCGACCAACAACCTGCCCAGCGGCTATCACCGCGACTTTCAGATTCTGAAAGAAATTTTATTCGAGCCGATGATGCAGTTCCTCGACATCCTCGACATCCTGCTGTTCGCGCTGCCCGAACTTAAGATCAAGCCTGATCTGCTGAATCAGTCGAAGTATGACGGTGTTTTTTCAGTTGAAAACATCAACCAGCTTATTCAAGCCGGAGTACCCTTCCGCGAAGCATACAAGCAGGTAGGTATCGCCGTAAACGAGGGTAACTATGTGCCACACCGTGAGTTTCATACCACTCACTTAGGTAGCGTTCACAACCTAGGGCTAACCGAAATTCACGGCAAAGTGGCGCAAGTGCGGGAAAAGAGTCGAGTACTTCAAAGCCGTTAG